GATATGAAGCAATGGTAAAGGATAAAAAGATACCTTACTTTCCTGTAAAGGCAAATTTGGTTTTAGAAAAAGATACCAAAAAAGCGGAGGGCTTTGCCGAAGATTATGATGGGGTAGTAGTAGTGAAGAAACTACTAGATTTAAAGCTGATTTCTGTGGGAAATTAGGATAGGAAAGACGATGATAATTAAATAAACAAAAATTAAATTAAAACATTACATTATGAAAAAAGTAGCGTTATGGTTAGCATTCCTATTTACAGGAATTCTTTTCGCACAAGAAGTCAAGTATCAGTTGTCTAGTCATATTTTAGACATTACTCAAGGAAAACCAGCTCCAGGAGTAAGCATTACCTTGTCTAAACAAAATAAAAATGGTGTTTGGGTAAAGGTAGATGAAAAGGTAACAGATGAAAACGGGAGGATTAAGAATTTTCTAAAAGAAGAAAAAGGAGTAAGCCATCAGGGGATATACAAACTTACCTATCATACTACACCGTATTTTGAGAAGTTAGGGCAGCAGAGTTTTTATCCGTTTGTAGAAGTTGTTTTTGAGCTAAAGGACAGCAGCCACTATCATGTACCTATTACCTTAAGCCCTTACGGATATTCTACTTATAGAGGGAACTAAAACAAAGAGCAGAAGCTCATTAGAAAAGTTAATCCTTACTTCAATATTGCAGATTATGAAAAAAAGTATAATGGTTTTAGTAGGTTTATTGTTGGTTCAGTTTTCTTTAGCACAATATACCGAACAAGGGACTTCGCTCAATCAAGAGGGAGCTTTAGAACTGGCAAAGCAAGCTCACATAGAAGCTCGTAAATTAGGTAAAAAGGTATCCGTAGCAGTCCTAAACAATTCGGGGGTAAGTCTTTTATTATTGAAAGGCGACCAAGTAGGACCTCATAATACCGAAGCCTCTAGGAGAAAGGCTTATACTTCGCTTTCCACCAAAACCCCAAGTTTTGAATTGATGCAAAAGGCAGCCAGTAATCCTACGGCACAAAACTTAAATACCCTGCCAGAGCTTCTACTTTTAGGAGGAGGCGTACCCGTTTGGAAAGATGGGGAACTGATTGGGAGTCTAGGGGTTTCTGGAGCTGGTGGTGGAGAACAAGACCATAATGTGGCCAAGAAGGCGGTTGAGAATATGGGCTACGAGATAACCAAATAAAAATTAACAATAAATAAAATTATATATAGAAATGTTAAATATAAAAAACTTACACGCTAAGATAGAAGACGGAGCGGAAATCCTTAAAGGGATTAACTTAGAAATAAAACCAGGTGAGGTACACGCTATTATGGGACCTAACGGAGCTGGGAAATCTACCCTTTCTTCTGTAATTGCAGGAAAGGAAGACTACGAAGTTACCGATGGAGAAATCTTTTTTGAAGGGGAAAATATAGTAGAAGATGCTCCAGAAGAGAGAGCTCATAAGGGGATTTTCCTTTCGTTCCAGTATCCAGTAGAGATACCAGGAGTTTCGGTAACCAATTTCATCAAGGCAGCCATCAACGAAACCAGAAAGGCTAACGGGCTGGAGGATATGCCTGCGAAAGAAATGTTGGCACTTATCCGTGAAAAATCCGAGCTTTTAGGGATAAAGAAAGATTTTCTTTCTCGTTCTCTTAACGAAGGTTTCTCTGGAGGAGAAAAGAAAAGAAACGAGATTTTCCAAATGATGATGCTTAATCCTAAACTGGCTATCTTAGATGAAACCGATTCTGGGTTAGATATTGATGCATTAAGAATTGTATCCGAAGGGGTTAATCATTTCAAAAATGAGGGAAATGCGGTGCTTCTAATCACTCATTATCAGAGATTGCTTAACTACATTCAGCCAGATTTTGTACACGTATTGGCGGACGGTAAGATTATTAAAACAGGAGATAAAACTTTAGCACTGGAGTTAGAGGAGAAAGGGTACGATTGGCTACTCTAATCAATCTAAAACTTTTAAAAGTTTATAAGTTGTGTAAATCTATTAGTAGGTTTATCAATATAAAAATAAATGGTAAGGCACAACAGTCTTACTTAATTAGTCAAAAAAGATTTTTATGTCATTAGTTGAG
This Riemerella anatipestifer DNA region includes the following protein-coding sequences:
- the uraH gene encoding hydroxyisourate hydrolase, coding for MKKVALWLAFLFTGILFAQEVKYQLSSHILDITQGKPAPGVSITLSKQNKNGVWVKVDEKVTDENGRIKNFLKEEKGVSHQGIYKLTYHTTPYFEKLGQQSFYPFVEVVFELKDSSHYHVPITLSPYGYSTYRGN
- a CDS encoding GlcG/HbpS family heme-binding protein, whose protein sequence is MKKSIMVLVGLLLVQFSLAQYTEQGTSLNQEGALELAKQAHIEARKLGKKVSVAVLNNSGVSLLLLKGDQVGPHNTEASRRKAYTSLSTKTPSFELMQKAASNPTAQNLNTLPELLLLGGGVPVWKDGELIGSLGVSGAGGGEQDHNVAKKAVENMGYEITK
- the sufC gene encoding Fe-S cluster assembly ATPase SufC, which translates into the protein MLNIKNLHAKIEDGAEILKGINLEIKPGEVHAIMGPNGAGKSTLSSVIAGKEDYEVTDGEIFFEGENIVEDAPEERAHKGIFLSFQYPVEIPGVSVTNFIKAAINETRKANGLEDMPAKEMLALIREKSELLGIKKDFLSRSLNEGFSGGEKKRNEIFQMMMLNPKLAILDETDSGLDIDALRIVSEGVNHFKNEGNAVLLITHYQRLLNYIQPDFVHVLADGKIIKTGDKTLALELEEKGYDWLL